A stretch of the Bacillus licheniformis DSM 13 = ATCC 14580 genome encodes the following:
- the lepB gene encoding signal peptidase I, whose protein sequence is MKKRFLVIAGVLLVIVVGIQVKNAVFIEYKVEGVSMNPTFQEGNELLINRFAHRFKTISRFDIVLFKGPDKDIFIKRVIGLPGETLRYEDDQLYINEEKIKEPYLDDLKAVTAGGDLTGDFTLQEVTGEEKVPENEYFVLGDNRIHSFDSRHFGFVSERDIVGIVTERIDKK, encoded by the coding sequence TTGAAAAAGCGTTTTTTGGTCATAGCCGGGGTACTGCTTGTCATCGTCGTCGGGATTCAGGTCAAAAATGCCGTTTTCATTGAATATAAAGTAGAAGGCGTCAGCATGAATCCGACCTTTCAGGAGGGCAACGAGCTTTTGATCAACAGGTTCGCCCACCGCTTTAAAACGATCAGCCGATTTGACATCGTGCTGTTTAAAGGACCTGACAAAGATATATTCATTAAAAGGGTGATCGGGCTTCCGGGCGAAACCCTCAGGTATGAAGATGATCAGCTGTATATCAACGAAGAAAAGATCAAAGAGCCTTATCTGGACGACTTAAAGGCCGTCACCGCCGGAGGGGACTTGACAGGGGATTTTACACTGCAGGAAGTGACCGGAGAGGAGAAGGTGCCTGAAAACGAGTACTTCGTCCTCGGGGACAACCGGATCCACAGCTTTGACAGCCGCCATTTCGGCTTTGTTTCAGAACGGGACATCGTCGGGATTGTGACGGAAAGAATTGATAAGAAGTGA
- a CDS encoding FAD-dependent oxidoreductase: MHDGGNFVSNQEQKLPDSPESYWRNSTDLPSFEELSEDVKTDVAIIGGGMTGLTTAYLLTKKGYSVVLIESGRILDGTTGYTTAKITAQHDLIYDELIGHIGMPNARLYYEANLKALSFIKNLVLEQKIPCDFEEQDACIYTTEEQSVQKLRKEYEAYQKLGIDREFIKDLPVPIDVKAGLVMKNQAQFHPLHYLKYLAEAVREAGGKIYENTASKEIKEGDRPKVLTRSGHQIFSDYVTCCTHFPFHDKKGFYFARLEPSRSYVLAVKPKTPYPGGMYLSIDQPSRSLRSVTIDGEKMVLVGGESHKTGQGEDTIKHYQALESFAEGVLGIESIPYRWSAQDLITLDKIPYIGPIYPKEKRILVATGYRKWGMTTSTLAAQLMTDHIAGEDNPYQAVFQPARFHPDPSIKKAISYNADVAKHFAEGKLEQPIRKPEDLVNGEGAVVSHAGKRAGAYRDEKGELHLVDTTCTHMGCEVEWNDGEKTWDCPCHGSRFSIDGDVIEGPAVEPLKDPES, from the coding sequence ATGCATGATGGAGGGAACTTTGTGAGCAATCAAGAACAAAAACTGCCGGACTCGCCTGAATCGTATTGGAGAAACAGTACAGACCTTCCTTCGTTCGAGGAACTGTCTGAAGATGTCAAAACAGATGTCGCCATCATCGGCGGCGGCATGACCGGACTGACGACGGCTTATTTGCTGACGAAAAAAGGCTACAGCGTCGTCTTGATCGAATCCGGCCGGATACTCGACGGAACAACCGGCTATACGACAGCCAAAATCACCGCGCAGCACGATCTGATCTATGACGAACTGATCGGGCATATCGGAATGCCGAATGCGAGGCTGTATTATGAAGCAAATCTCAAGGCGCTGTCCTTTATCAAAAACCTCGTGCTTGAGCAAAAGATACCGTGCGATTTTGAAGAACAGGACGCGTGCATTTACACAACTGAAGAACAATCGGTCCAAAAACTCAGAAAGGAATATGAAGCATACCAAAAGCTCGGGATTGACAGGGAATTCATCAAAGATCTCCCCGTCCCAATTGATGTAAAAGCAGGACTCGTCATGAAAAACCAGGCCCAGTTTCATCCGCTGCACTATTTGAAATACCTTGCAGAGGCCGTCCGGGAAGCCGGCGGAAAAATATACGAAAACACGGCGTCTAAGGAAATCAAAGAAGGCGACCGGCCAAAAGTGCTGACAAGAAGCGGACATCAAATCTTCAGCGATTATGTCACGTGCTGCACGCACTTTCCATTTCATGATAAAAAAGGATTCTATTTTGCAAGGCTTGAGCCGAGCCGGTCATACGTGCTCGCCGTCAAGCCGAAAACGCCGTATCCAGGCGGCATGTACTTAAGTATAGACCAGCCTTCACGCTCGCTTCGCTCGGTGACGATCGACGGAGAAAAAATGGTTCTTGTCGGCGGTGAAAGCCACAAAACCGGCCAGGGAGAAGATACAATCAAGCATTATCAGGCGCTTGAATCATTTGCGGAAGGCGTGCTCGGCATCGAATCGATCCCTTACCGCTGGTCAGCGCAAGATTTAATCACGCTTGACAAAATTCCGTATATCGGGCCGATCTATCCGAAAGAAAAGCGCATTCTCGTCGCCACCGGATATCGGAAATGGGGCATGACAACGAGCACCCTCGCCGCGCAGCTGATGACAGATCATATCGCGGGTGAAGACAATCCTTATCAAGCCGTCTTTCAGCCGGCCCGTTTCCACCCGGATCCAAGCATCAAAAAAGCGATTTCCTACAACGCGGATGTTGCAAAACACTTTGCCGAAGGAAAACTCGAGCAGCCGATCAGGAAGCCGGAAGACCTTGTCAACGGAGAAGGCGCGGTCGTGTCGCATGCCGGGAAACGGGCGGGCGCTTATCGCGATGAAAAAGGCGAGCTTCATCTGGTTGACACAACATGCACCCATATGGGCTGTGAAGTCGAGTGGAATGATGGAGAAAAGACATGGGACTGTCCGTGCCACGGCTCAAGGTTTTCGATCGACGGCGATGTCATTGAGGGCCCTGCCGTAGAACCTCTTAAAGATCCAGAAAGCTGA
- a CDS encoding methyl-accepting chemotaxis protein encodes MGSSMTQIEQEIKKLEEIALQIEKIFGIVTGIAEQTNLLSLNASIESARAGEHGKGFAVVANEVRKLSDDTKKTVSTVSELVNNTNAQISIVTKHITDVNQLVNESKDKMSEINRLFDDIVSNMKTSKEQSGRIEGDLQSFLSGLQDVNAAVSQVAVSVDSLVELTKK; translated from the coding sequence ATGGGAAGCAGCATGACGCAAATCGAGCAGGAAATTAAAAAGCTGGAAGAAATCGCGCTGCAGATCGAAAAGATATTCGGCATCGTAACAGGCATTGCCGAACAGACGAATTTGCTTTCGCTCAACGCCTCGATCGAATCGGCAAGGGCAGGAGAGCACGGCAAAGGTTTCGCAGTTGTCGCAAACGAAGTCAGAAAGCTGTCCGATGATACGAAAAAAACCGTCTCCACCGTATCAGAGCTCGTCAATAACACAAACGCTCAAATCTCGATCGTCACGAAGCATATTACAGATGTAAATCAGCTTGTGAACGAAAGCAAAGACAAGATGTCGGAGATCAATCGCCTATTCGATGATATCGTCTCCAATATGAAAACGAGCAAAGAGCAAAGCGGCCGAATCGAAGGCGACCTGCAGTCGTTTTTAAGCGGCCTTCAAGATGTCAATGCCGCCGTATCACAAGTCGCAGTTTCAGTCGATTCTCTCGTAGAGCTGACAAAAAAATGA
- a CDS encoding SDR family oxidoreductase, giving the protein MSKQPKKVLPPQHQTQRPGLEYLMDPRPVFDRPKRERKLAGKTAIITGGDSGIGRAVSVLFAKEGANVVIVYLNEHRDAEETKGYVEKEGVGCKLIAGDIGDEAFCNDVVRRAKEAFPTIDILVNNAAEQHPQKGIEKITSHQLIRTFQTNIFSMFYLTKAVLPHLKKGSSIINTTSITAYAGNERLIDYSSTKGAITSFTRSLALSLVDQGIRVNGVAPGPIWTPLIPSTFTEREVEIFGSTTPMERPGQPAEVAPSYLFLASDDSSYMTGQVLHVNGGTIING; this is encoded by the coding sequence TTGAGCAAGCAGCCGAAGAAAGTACTGCCTCCCCAGCACCAAACACAGCGTCCCGGATTGGAGTATTTGATGGATCCCCGGCCCGTTTTCGACCGGCCGAAACGAGAGCGAAAACTGGCTGGGAAAACCGCGATTATTACGGGAGGAGACAGCGGAATCGGCCGTGCCGTGTCCGTTTTGTTTGCGAAGGAAGGCGCGAACGTTGTCATCGTTTACTTAAATGAACACCGCGATGCAGAAGAAACAAAGGGGTATGTGGAAAAAGAAGGCGTCGGATGCAAGCTGATTGCAGGGGACATCGGGGACGAGGCTTTTTGCAACGATGTGGTGCGCCGGGCAAAGGAAGCATTCCCAACGATCGATATTCTCGTCAATAATGCGGCTGAACAGCATCCGCAAAAGGGAATCGAAAAAATCACGAGCCATCAGCTGATCCGAACGTTTCAGACGAATATTTTTTCCATGTTTTATTTGACAAAAGCTGTGCTGCCGCATTTGAAAAAAGGCAGCTCAATCATCAATACGACCTCGATTACGGCTTATGCCGGCAATGAAAGGCTGATCGATTATTCTTCGACGAAAGGAGCGATTACATCATTTACGCGTTCGCTCGCTTTGTCGCTTGTCGATCAGGGCATTCGTGTGAACGGTGTGGCACCGGGGCCGATTTGGACGCCGCTTATACCGTCGACGTTTACTGAGAGAGAGGTCGAAATATTCGGTTCAACAACGCCGATGGAACGGCCGGGACAGCCTGCTGAAGTGGCGCCGAGCTATCTGTTTCTAGCCAGCGACGATTCTTCCTACATGACGGGCCAGGTGCTCCATGTCAACGGCGGAACGATTATTAACGGATAA
- a CDS encoding TVP38/TMEM64 family protein translates to MLEQLFSYFTEENLTEFFQSYRAFGPFVAVLLPFIEALLPFLPLLVFVVANVNSFGLWQGFLLTWVGASLGSIAVFLFIRHFGQQKALGFIRRHPSVKKLMIWVEKRGFGPLFLLLCFPFTPSAAVNVVAGLSRVSLLPFSLAVLCGKFVMIFMVSFVGHDLKALFTQPLRTAAVIIVMLILWYAGKRVEHRLNVRFSQREKD, encoded by the coding sequence ATGTTGGAGCAATTATTCAGCTATTTTACAGAAGAGAATTTAACAGAGTTTTTTCAGAGCTACAGGGCTTTTGGTCCTTTTGTAGCCGTACTGCTGCCGTTTATTGAAGCGCTGCTCCCGTTTTTGCCCCTGCTCGTGTTTGTTGTTGCCAATGTAAATTCGTTCGGTTTATGGCAGGGGTTTTTGTTGACGTGGGTCGGGGCATCTTTAGGTTCTATAGCGGTTTTTCTTTTTATCCGCCATTTCGGCCAGCAAAAAGCACTCGGTTTTATCCGCAGGCATCCATCCGTAAAAAAACTGATGATCTGGGTGGAAAAACGGGGCTTCGGTCCGCTGTTTCTCCTGCTTTGCTTTCCATTCACGCCTTCGGCGGCGGTAAATGTTGTGGCAGGACTTTCGCGAGTCAGCCTGCTGCCTTTTTCATTGGCGGTGCTTTGCGGCAAGTTCGTGATGATTTTTATGGTGAGCTTTGTCGGCCATGATCTGAAGGCGCTTTTTACCCAGCCTTTGCGGACAGCCGCCGTGATCATCGTCATGCTGATCTTATGGTACGCCGGAAAACGGGTTGAACATCGTCTGAACGTGAGATTCAGCCAGAGAGAGAAAGACTAG
- a CDS encoding FecCD family ABC transporter permease, with product MNNPARKTKRRRGQSAVVLCALFACLFVLIVLNLAIGDENIGLWDVLKSLAGQGDAGVRFLVMEFRMPRILLAVLAGGALSIAGVVAQFLMKNPLAAPDTLGITGGAGLGAVIVTVLFSQQSPLLLTGAAFSGSVLAAILVYLLAYRNGISPVRLALVGIAVNAFCHSGIQLLISRGSPNVNSALIWLNGSLWGRGWQDVLPLFIWCCLVIPPIWLAAKPLDIIKSGDGIAVGLGIRLERTRFLLLAGAVLLTAAAVTAVGTIGFIGLMAPHIARKLAGAETKILIPVAALVGGIVLLIADAAGRGLVPPLEIPAGLIAAVIGGPYFIYLLRREEHKKRRHA from the coding sequence ATGAACAATCCGGCAAGAAAGACGAAAAGGCGGCGCGGACAATCGGCGGTTGTTCTCTGTGCGCTATTCGCCTGTTTGTTTGTGCTCATTGTACTCAATTTGGCGATCGGCGATGAAAACATCGGACTGTGGGACGTATTGAAATCGCTGGCAGGACAAGGCGATGCGGGAGTCCGCTTTTTGGTGATGGAATTTCGAATGCCGCGAATCCTCCTCGCTGTGCTTGCCGGAGGGGCGCTTTCGATCGCGGGTGTAGTCGCTCAATTTCTGATGAAAAATCCGCTGGCCGCCCCTGACACGCTTGGGATTACAGGAGGAGCGGGATTGGGCGCTGTGATCGTTACGGTCTTGTTTTCACAGCAAAGTCCGCTTCTGCTGACAGGCGCCGCCTTTTCAGGAAGCGTTTTAGCTGCGATCCTCGTCTATTTATTGGCTTATCGAAATGGGATCTCTCCTGTGCGGCTGGCTCTTGTCGGGATAGCGGTCAATGCTTTCTGCCATTCGGGCATTCAGCTGTTAATCTCAAGGGGGAGCCCGAATGTCAACAGCGCATTAATTTGGCTGAACGGAAGTCTGTGGGGAAGAGGCTGGCAGGATGTATTGCCTCTTTTCATATGGTGCTGTCTGGTGATTCCTCCGATATGGCTTGCGGCAAAACCGCTCGATATCATCAAATCAGGGGACGGGATTGCCGTCGGCCTCGGCATCCGGCTTGAAAGAACAAGGTTTCTGCTGCTTGCCGGTGCGGTTTTGCTGACAGCTGCTGCTGTGACCGCTGTGGGAACGATCGGTTTTATCGGGCTGATGGCGCCTCATATCGCAAGAAAGCTCGCAGGGGCTGAAACGAAGATCTTGATTCCCGTTGCAGCTCTCGTCGGCGGCATCGTCCTTTTGATAGCCGATGCCGCCGGAAGAGGTCTTGTTCCGCCGCTTGAAATACCGGCCGGATTGATCGCAGCCGTTATCGGCGGGCCGTATTTTATCTATTTGCTGCGCCGCGAAGAACATAAAAAAAGACGGCATGCTTGA
- a CDS encoding histidine phosphatase family protein, which produces MTAICLIRHGETDWNALGKLQGRTDIPLNETGKKQAKETGAFLKGSDWDVIITSPLRRAKETAEIINQYLGLEIIEMEDFIERNYGDAEGMPFEERMRLYPDKEYPNQESKEALAERLMAGVQKVSERYPDKKVLIVAHGAAIHALLSKISNGDINLENTKLVNACLSNIKFHENKWHVKDYNLSHHLSD; this is translated from the coding sequence ATGACTGCGATTTGTTTGATCCGGCACGGCGAGACGGACTGGAATGCTTTAGGAAAACTGCAGGGAAGAACAGATATCCCTTTAAATGAAACCGGTAAAAAACAAGCAAAAGAAACCGGGGCGTTTTTGAAAGGGTCCGACTGGGACGTCATCATTACAAGCCCTTTAAGAAGAGCGAAAGAAACCGCTGAAATCATCAATCAATACCTCGGACTTGAAATCATCGAAATGGAGGATTTCATCGAGAGGAATTACGGAGATGCAGAAGGAATGCCATTCGAAGAAAGAATGAGGCTCTATCCTGATAAAGAATATCCGAATCAGGAATCAAAAGAAGCGCTTGCCGAACGGCTGATGGCCGGCGTTCAAAAGGTCAGTGAGCGGTATCCGGACAAAAAAGTGCTGATCGTCGCACACGGAGCCGCGATACACGCGCTTCTGTCAAAAATCTCAAACGGCGACATCAACCTGGAAAACACGAAGCTCGTCAATGCCTGCCTAAGCAACATCAAATTTCATGAAAATAAATGGCATGTGAAGGATTACAACCTTTCACACCATTTGTCAGATTAA
- a CDS encoding FecCD family ABC transporter permease gives MIYMKRFAPLIFVFLLLASFALSVSIGSSMIALSDIWAAVFAYDGSKLHAIIQSIRIPRALTAALIGANLGAAGALMQAVTRNALASPSIFGINAGASLAVVCLTVMFPALAAPQTAMGAAFAGGAAAALIVYAVASVFSEHDRDISFALIGVVIQAILASMTQMLLIFHEESTETLLFWLSGSLAGSSWDKLHLLVPVSIAGLLTALALGRAASVMSLGDEVSHGLGQKVWLSRLLIAFTVVALAGVSVSAAGPIGFIGLMVPHMIRYLIGADYRAVIPYSALLGAVLLLFADILSRFVYFPYQTPVGVVTAMIGTPFFIYLARRRKKGAA, from the coding sequence TTGATATATATGAAACGTTTTGCACCGCTCATTTTTGTTTTTCTTTTGCTTGCGAGTTTTGCGCTTTCTGTTTCAATCGGTTCGTCAATGATTGCACTGTCCGATATTTGGGCGGCTGTTTTTGCGTACGACGGTTCAAAATTGCACGCGATTATTCAGTCCATCCGAATTCCGCGCGCATTGACCGCCGCATTAATCGGCGCGAATCTAGGGGCTGCGGGCGCGCTGATGCAGGCGGTGACAAGAAATGCGCTCGCATCTCCGAGCATCTTCGGAATCAATGCAGGGGCCTCGCTTGCTGTCGTATGTTTGACGGTGATGTTTCCTGCGCTTGCAGCTCCCCAGACAGCGATGGGAGCCGCATTTGCCGGCGGTGCAGCGGCCGCGCTGATCGTGTACGCGGTTGCCTCAGTATTCAGCGAACATGACAGGGATATCAGCTTTGCCTTGATTGGCGTTGTCATTCAGGCGATTCTTGCTTCGATGACGCAAATGCTGCTTATCTTTCATGAAGAGTCGACGGAAACGCTATTGTTTTGGCTTTCCGGTTCTTTAGCGGGGAGCTCATGGGATAAGCTTCATTTATTGGTTCCGGTGAGCATTGCGGGTTTGTTGACGGCTTTGGCCTTAGGGAGGGCGGCTTCCGTCATGAGTCTCGGAGATGAAGTTTCTCATGGGCTGGGACAAAAAGTATGGCTCAGCAGATTGCTAATCGCCTTCACTGTTGTCGCATTGGCGGGAGTGTCCGTTTCCGCCGCCGGTCCGATTGGTTTCATCGGTTTGATGGTTCCTCATATGATCCGGTATCTCATCGGTGCTGACTACCGGGCGGTGATTCCGTATTCGGCATTGCTTGGAGCCGTTCTTTTGCTGTTTGCCGATATTTTGTCCCGCTTTGTCTATTTTCCGTACCAAACGCCTGTCGGAGTTGTCACGGCAATGATTGGGACGCCGTTTTTTATCTATTTGGCGAGAAGACGGAAAAAGGGGGCGGCATAA
- a CDS encoding competence protein ComK, which translates to MSTEDMTKDTYEVNSSTMAVLPLGEGEKPASKILETDRTFRVNMKPFQIIERSCRYFGSSYAGRKAGTYEVIKVSHKPPIMVDHSNNIFLFPTFSSTRPQCGWLSHAHVHEFCAAKYDNTFVTFVNGETLELPVSISSFENQVYRTAWLRTKFIDRIEGNPMQKKQEFMLYPKEDRNQLIYEFILRELKKRY; encoded by the coding sequence ATGAGCACAGAGGATATGACAAAGGATACGTATGAAGTAAACAGTTCGACAATGGCTGTCCTGCCTCTGGGAGAGGGGGAGAAACCCGCCTCAAAAATACTTGAGACCGACAGGACTTTCCGCGTCAATATGAAGCCGTTTCAAATTATCGAAAGAAGCTGCCGCTATTTCGGATCGAGCTATGCGGGAAGAAAAGCGGGCACATATGAAGTCATTAAAGTTTCCCATAAACCGCCGATCATGGTGGATCACTCAAACAACATTTTTCTTTTCCCCACATTTTCCTCAACTCGTCCTCAGTGCGGGTGGCTTTCCCATGCGCATGTTCACGAGTTTTGCGCGGCAAAGTATGACAACACGTTTGTCACGTTTGTCAACGGGGAAACGCTGGAGCTGCCCGTATCCATCTCATCTTTCGAAAACCAGGTTTACCGAACGGCATGGCTGAGAACAAAATTTATCGACAGGATTGAAGGAAACCCCATGCAGAAGAAACAGGAATTTATGCTCTATCCGAAAGAAGACCGGAATCAGCTGATATACGAATTCATCCTCAGGGAGCTGAAAAAGCGCTATTGA
- a CDS encoding IDEAL domain-containing protein, giving the protein MKEKKSYAELMKSRNTQKVKELDVTITDIYIQMVLDESLFKRRLHTLSKKINEALDKGDKQSFLELSREYTALKKHA; this is encoded by the coding sequence ATGAAAGAGAAAAAATCGTACGCTGAGCTCATGAAGTCCCGCAATACCCAAAAGGTGAAAGAACTTGATGTAACCATCACGGATATCTACATTCAAATGGTCCTTGATGAATCGCTTTTTAAACGGCGTTTGCACACGCTGAGCAAGAAGATTAATGAAGCATTAGACAAAGGAGATAAGCAATCTTTCCTTGAGCTTTCAAGAGAATATACAGCGCTGAAAAAGCACGCATAA